The following nucleotide sequence is from Thunnus albacares chromosome 15, fThuAlb1.1, whole genome shotgun sequence.
AGGTTTAAAAGGTACACATAGATTTCTTATCAGGATGTTCTATACCTACCAAACCGGCTTTGAAATTCTTCACTCTCTTCCTGCCCAACACGTTTGAGATGAACCAGGCGAATGTGGGCGTGTACTGCCAGGCGTAGTAAAACAGGAGGAAGGGCTGCTGTGCAATCCACATTTCCTTGACACCATTGGCAATTCCCACCAGCATTAAATGCACACAGCGGCTTGTTGACATCTTGTACTCCTGGCTACCAGCTACGGCCACAGGCTTAGGTAATAGAAGAAAAGGAGGTTAATATTACCAAACTACTGACACAACTGCtctctcaaaaaaaacaaagcattacCTTGTTCAGCTCCTCTGTGAAGGCATTGTGGACTATCTGTGATTGCACGGGCCCTGGACACACAGTGCTGATGAGTATTTTTGGATAATCAGTCAGCTCAGTCCGCAGGGAATTAAAGAATCCCTGTGGACAATACAGTAACTATCAGCAACTGGATGTACACGAGCCCAGGCAAGTAATCACTTGTAAaggtatttattcattatataGGTCGAATAGAGAGATCTAGAGGAACCAGGCCTGCTCCTCTGTACTACTGtgtacaacaaaacacacagaaaaactacGCACACTATACCAGTTGATATTTAGTAAATGAAATGCATCcatgcacaaaaaataaatcagagagAAAACTATAGGAAAACACGAAGTTATGTGACTATTGTGTCTCTGGTCCAAACGACCGCTGTCTTTACCTGAAGAGCATGTTTGCTGGCAGAGTATCCTGTGGACAGGGGCGCCCCAGCAATGCCAACAACACTGCTGACAGTCACAATGCTCCCGGTGCCTCGCTGTGTCATGTGAGGCAGCACCTGCTTGGTGATTGAGACCGTACCCAGAAAGTTGAGCTCCATCAAGGCCTCGTACACCTCAACACTAGTCTCCAAGCACAAAGAGCGCTGGCTTCGGCCGCCATTGTTGATCAAGATATCAATCTGTAATAGCATTAAAAAGTGGAGCAGAGAATTGGAAAATAACATGATTTagattataatttattttttattaacaatgCATTGACTGAATAGTTTGAGCATAGTTCAATTCACACACAGTAGCATGAAAAGAGACCCATACAACAATAAAGTATAAAGAGTATGTCCACTATGTAACTGGAAACCAGTAAGTAAAAATATTCTGATTtagtttttaataaaaaaataaatgaaagaaattatgAAAAAAGACAGTATTAAAAATGAGC
It contains:
- the dhrs7 gene encoding dehydrogenase/reductase SDR family member 7, producing MEFSFVSALWCFIPLYFFIHLLCFIFADADFTLLRASLLGSRPEAKLKGLVAWVTGASSGIGEELAYQMARCGSRLILSARREDELNRVKRSCLECSNLRDEDILVLPLDLLERASHEAKTKAAIKHFGHIDILINNGGRSQRSLCLETSVEVYEALMELNFLGTVSITKQVLPHMTQRGTGSIVTVSSVVGIAGAPLSTGYSASKHALQGFFNSLRTELTDYPKILISTVCPGPVQSQIVHNAFTEELNKPVAVAGSQEYKMSTSRCVHLMLVGIANGVKEMWIAQQPFLLFYYAWQYTPTFAWFISNVLGRKRVKNFKAGLDADSAYFTKPKTS